GGCTTACCTGAGatgatgctgctgctgctctgAGCTGTCCTGAAACAACGGGAGATGTGATCACAATCTGTACTCCATCGATAACTTGTGGGGGTGTTGGCCGGAGTCGGAGCGAGGAGTCCCATGGGAGAAGTAGCGAGATGGATGAAGGGACGAGATTCAACTGATATCTTTTTAATAAGatgtgcttcttcttcttcaaccttCTGCAACAGATTCTTGATCTGACCCCTCAAGAGAGCCTCACCAGTTCCAGGAGTGCTCTTGATTCTGCTCTTCCCAACAAC
The sequence above is drawn from the Raphanus sativus cultivar WK10039 chromosome 7, ASM80110v3, whole genome shotgun sequence genome and encodes:
- the LOC108837075 gene encoding uncharacterized protein LOC108837075 isoform X2, with product MQIPYSGVVVGKSRIKSTPGTGEALLRGQIKNLLQKVEEEEAHLIKKISVESRPFIHLATSPMGLLAPTPANTPTSYRWSTDCDHISRCFRTAQSSSSIISGGGEGNVCGERR